The following coding sequences lie in one Calditrichota bacterium genomic window:
- a CDS encoding glycosyltransferase family 1 protein — translation GDRENRIRQEILLGIGGVRALEAIGFHPTVYHMNEGHSAFLALERLRTLIAGGLTFDEAREVVWASTVFTTHTPVPAGNEVFDWGLMQKYAPSLSGGLGIDWHQFQALGQEEEGRSGEFSMTVLAIKMAAHCNGVSKLHGRVSRAMWRSIWPALPEDEVPIGSVTNGIHTKSWMSHDMEELLVRYVGPKFTSEFWNPKLWDRVESIPDGELWRVHQIRKERFIFFTRKRVKEQLRRRGAGSSEIKAAEEVLSSDALIIGFARRFAAYKRADLLLRDPERLRKLLTNPDHPVNIIFAGKAHPQDNPGKELIRRLVHFASEADIWHQIVFLENYDINIAQYMTQGVDVWLSNPRRPLEASGTSGMKAACNGALNVSTLDGWWDEAYTPDVGWAIGSGETYDDPEEQDRVESEALFHLLENEVIPLYYERDRTELPRRWIAMMKRSMRVLGAEFNTGRMVQEYATRYYLPAKRAGAALLDDQAASARSIATWRKKVRESWPTVHVASEDLGPDLELVAGETLPVKVKVALGGLSPDDITVEVIHGLIGEDQNLRGNSITRLSFAGEESSGGDGKPGKHHGEAVYAGRVICTVTGRQGFAVRVRPYYPDLVHSLTPLVMTWE, via the coding sequence GCGGCGACCGGGAAAACCGCATCCGGCAGGAAATCCTCCTGGGGATCGGCGGAGTCCGGGCCCTCGAAGCCATTGGCTTCCACCCGACGGTCTATCATATGAACGAAGGGCACTCGGCTTTCCTCGCGCTCGAACGGCTGCGCACTCTGATTGCCGGCGGGCTAACTTTCGACGAAGCGAGGGAGGTCGTCTGGGCTTCGACGGTCTTCACTACGCACACTCCCGTCCCAGCTGGCAACGAGGTCTTCGACTGGGGACTGATGCAGAAGTATGCGCCGTCGCTTTCCGGCGGGCTTGGCATCGACTGGCATCAATTTCAGGCGCTCGGACAAGAAGAGGAGGGACGTTCCGGCGAGTTTTCCATGACCGTCCTCGCGATCAAGATGGCCGCGCACTGCAACGGCGTATCGAAACTGCATGGCCGGGTCTCCCGTGCGATGTGGCGAAGCATCTGGCCGGCTCTTCCGGAGGACGAAGTCCCGATCGGCTCGGTTACTAACGGCATTCATACCAAGTCGTGGATGTCGCACGATATGGAAGAACTACTGGTGCGCTATGTCGGTCCGAAATTCACCTCCGAATTCTGGAATCCAAAACTATGGGACAGGGTCGAGTCGATCCCCGACGGTGAACTATGGCGGGTGCATCAGATTCGCAAGGAGCGATTCATCTTCTTCACCCGCAAGCGGGTCAAGGAACAGTTGCGTCGCCGGGGCGCCGGGTCGTCCGAAATCAAAGCCGCAGAGGAGGTACTCTCGTCGGATGCGCTGATTATCGGTTTTGCCCGTCGGTTTGCCGCTTACAAGCGTGCCGACCTGCTTTTACGCGATCCTGAACGGCTGCGCAAACTGCTGACCAATCCCGACCATCCAGTCAACATCATTTTCGCCGGCAAGGCACATCCGCAAGACAATCCCGGCAAGGAATTGATCCGTCGCCTGGTTCACTTCGCCTCCGAAGCCGATATCTGGCACCAAATCGTATTCCTTGAAAATTACGATATCAATATCGCACAGTATATGACCCAGGGCGTCGATGTCTGGCTCTCTAATCCCCGACGTCCGCTCGAAGCGTCCGGCACCTCGGGAATGAAAGCCGCCTGCAACGGAGCGCTCAACGTCAGCACCCTTGATGGCTGGTGGGACGAAGCCTATACTCCCGATGTCGGTTGGGCAATCGGATCGGGTGAAACTTATGACGACCCCGAAGAGCAGGATCGCGTCGAATCGGAAGCACTCTTCCATCTCCTCGAAAACGAGGTGATCCCCCTCTACTACGAGCGCGATCGGACAGAACTGCCGCGCCGCTGGATAGCGATGATGAAACGCTCAATGCGAGTGCTGGGCGCTGAGTTCAATACCGGCCGGATGGTGCAGGAGTATGCCACGCGCTACTATCTCCCCGCCAAACGCGCCGGCGCAGCGCTGCTCGACGATCAGGCAGCGTCGGCCCGTTCGATTGCAACCTGGCGCAAAAAAGTGCGCGAATCGTGGCCCACTGTCCATGTCGCTTCCGAAGACCTTGGACCCGACCTTGAACTGGTCGCCGGGGAAACATTGCCGGTGAAGGTGAAGGTCGCTTTGGGAGGTCTCTCGCCCGATGACATCACCGTCGAAGTGATCCACGGCTTGATCGGCGAAGACCAAAACCTTAGGGGGAACTCGATCACC